GAAAAAAGAGTTGTTTTTTTGTTCAATAAAACCGTTGACTGTCACTACCATTGTTCCAGCTGTAAAACCGGCTTCTTTGATTGCCTTGGGGACATCCTGGTAATGAATGGAAACTTTCGGCCTGGCCACGAGATAAGCTGTCCCGTTTTTCATGTCAACTGCAACCGTTGCTACCCCTCTTACCTTTCTGAGTCTTTTTTCAACACCGAAAGCACAGAATGGACAGGACATGCCATCTACTGTCACTGTCATGTCCGCCACACGGGACTGGGCAATAGTTGTTAGAAGAAGAAGTACAACTCCTGTCAGGATCGCAACAATGAGTTTTTGGTACATTGGCAGCCTCCTTTATACGGACATACACGGAACCGGGAATATAAAAAATCTGCTGTTTTTCAATTACCCCTTATTTCTCTTCATGTTCCATCCTGGCTCAGACGACGGCAGGTGTCTGACAGCTGCTGAGTGGACCTTGACAGGCGGAAACACGTCCTGGCAAAGCTTTCTTTTCAGCAGGTTCTCTACTTTGGGGTCAATGTTCGCAGTTTTTGTCTCGGCCTGCTTTTTCTCTTTTAGAATACTATAATCCCTAAAGTATACTTCAGGGTCAAGATGCACATGAAAATGAATTCAATTAAGTTTTTTCTGAATGTTTAGATTGAGATTTTCAACATGGTTAAAGCCCGAGCGAAGTGGACCCT
The DNA window shown above is from Desulfomarina profundi and carries:
- a CDS encoding heavy-metal-associated domain-containing protein; amino-acid sequence: MYQKLIVAILTGVVLLLLTTIAQSRVADMTVTVDGMSCPFCAFGVEKRLRKVRGVATVAVDMKNGTAYLVARPKVSIHYQDVPKAIKEAGFTAGTMVVTVNGFIEQKNNSFFIQFDDLSLILEPGNTEMAAQLSDLTGSGKSVLLRGAVSRQTAANWSLTPESIEGGGP